In Pecten maximus chromosome 10, xPecMax1.1, whole genome shotgun sequence, one genomic interval encodes:
- the LOC117336299 gene encoding dentin sialophosphoprotein-like, translating to MMNMKLIFGLVVLVALAVSAPLDTDKDTDMDLENHLNNLLNEAAGADAAADAAVEEAAPAAPKASKSKKSSGGGGGGGGGGGGNNGGDADDSSSSSGSDSGSSSSSGSGEEGDDSSSDSSSDSGSSSSGSDSGSDSGSDSGSDSGSDSSSSSSSSSSDGSDDGSDEGSDSGDDADSDDDDDDDSNDSDDSDNSGSNGESDSDNSSSDDGDGSDSGSDSGRDSQSDDDSDNDSDDSDDSDDSSNDVNESNSDESDAGAGGNGGDGDGDSSSSSSSDSGSDSGSDSGSDSGSDSGSDSGSDSSSSSSSDGSDDGSDEGSDSGDDADSDDDDDDDSNDSDDSDNSGSNGESDSDNSSSDDGDGSDSGSDSGRDSQSDDDSDNDSDDSDDSDDSEGDPDESDSDESGAAGGNGGDADGSSSSSSSSGSDSGSDSGSDSGSDSGSDSGSDSGSDSGSDSSSSSSSDGSDDGSDEGSDSGDDADSDDDDDDDSNDSDDSDNSGSNGESDSDNSSSDDGDGSDSGSDSGRDSQSDDDSDNDSDDSDDSDDSEGDPDESDSDESGAAGGNGGDADGSSSSSSSSGSDSGSDSGSDSGSDSGSDSGSDSGSDSSSSSSSDGSDDGSDEGSDSGDDADSADDDDDDSNDSDDSDNSGSNGESDSDNSSSDDGDGSDSGSDSGRDSQSDDDSDNDSDDSDDSDDSEGDPDESDSDESGAAGGNGGDGSSSSSSSSSSGSDSDADSSNSGSSSGSDEEDDSGSSSSSDGSSDGDADGSSSSDSSSEEDA from the coding sequence CGCCGTTGGATACAGACAAGGATACGGACATGGACTTAGAAAACCATTTGAACAACCTTTTGAACGAAGCTGCCGGAGCTGATGCAGCTGCCGATGCTGCCGTCGAGGAGGCTGCCCCTGCAGCACCAAAAGCAAGCAAGAGCAAGAAATCAAGCGGTGgtggcggcggcggcggcggcggcggtgGCGGCAATAATGGAGGAGATGCTGACGATAGCTCTTCCAGCAGTGGAAGCGATTCAGGTAGCTCTAGCAGTAGTGGATCTGGTGAAGAAGGTGATGACAGCAGTTCCGATTCCAGCTCTGATTCTGGATCATCCAGTTCTGGATCCGATTCCGGCTCCGACTCTGGATCCGACTCTGGCTCCGACTCTGGATCCGATTCTAGCTCTTCTAGCTCTTCCAGCAGCAGTGATGGCTCTGATGATGGTTCCGATGAAGGTTCAGATTCAGGTGATGATGCTGACtccgatgatgatgatgatgacgattcTAATGATTCCGATGATTCTGATAACTCTGGTTCCAACGGCGAGTCTGACTCCGATAACTCCTCATCTGATGACGGTGATGGTTCCGACTCCGGTTCCGATTCCGGCCGAGACAGCCAATCTGATGATGATTCTGATAATGATTCTGATGACTCCGATGACTCTGATGATTCATCCAATGATGTAAATGAATCCAACTCTGATGAATCTGATGCTGGAGCTGGTGGAAatggtggtgatggtgatggCGACAGCTCTTCCAGCAGTAGTTCCGACTCTGGATCCGACTCCGGATCTGACTCAGGTTCCGATTCTGGATCCGATTCTGGCTCCGACTCTGGATCCGACTCTAGCTCCTCCAGCAGCAGTGATGGCTCTGATGATGGTTCTGATGAAGGTTCAGATTCAGGTGATGATGCTGATtccgatgatgatgatgatgacgattcTAATGATTCCGATGATTCTGATAACTCTGGTTCCAACGGCGAGTCTGACTCTGATAACTCCTCATCTGATGACGGTGATGGTTCCGACTCCGGTTCCGATTCCGGCCGAGACAGCCAATCTGATGATGATTCTGATAACGATTCCGATGACTCAGATGACTCTGATGATTCCGAAGGTGATCCTGATGAATCCGATTCTGATGAATCCGGTGCTGCTGGTGGTAATGGAGGTGATGCTGATGGATCCAGCTCAAGCTCTTCCAGCAGTGGAAGTGACTCCGGCTCTGACTCAGGTTCCGACTCTGGATCCGATTCCGGCTCCGACTCTGGATCCGACTCTGGCTCCGACTCTGGATCCGATTCTAGCTCTTCCAGCAGCAGTGATGGCTCTGATGATGGTTCCGATGAAGGTTCTGATTCAGGTGATGATGCTGATtccgatgatgatgatgatgacgattcTAATGATTCCGATGATTCTGATAACTCTGGTTCCAACGGCGAGTCCGACTCTGATAACTCCTCATCTGATGACGGTGATGGTTCCGACTCCGGTTCCGATTCCGGCCGAGACAGCCAATCTGATGATGATTCTGATAACGATTCCGATGACTCAGATGACTCTGATGATTCCGAAGGTGATCCTGATGAATCCGATTCTGATGAATCTGGTGCTGCTGGTGGTAATGGAGGTGATGCTGATGGATCCAGCTCAAGCTCTTCCAGCAGTGGAAGTGACTCCGGCTCTGACTCAGGTTCCGATTCTGGCTCCGATTCTGGCTCCGACTCTGGATCCGACTCTGGATCCGATTCTAGCTCTTCCAGCAGCAGTGATGGCTCTGATGATGGTTCCGATGAAGGTTCTGATTCAGGTGATGATGCTGATTCcgctgatgatgatgatgacgattcTAATGATTCCGATGATTCTGATAACTCTGGTTCCAACGGCGAGTCTGACTCTGATAACTCCTCATCTGATGACGGTGATGGTTCCGACTCCGGTTCCGATTCCGGCCGAGACAGCCAATCTGATGATGATTCTGATAACGATTCCGATGACTCAGATGACTCTGATGATTCCGAAGGTGATCCTGATGAATCCGATTCTGATGAATCTGGTGCTGCTGGTGGTAATGGAGGTGATGGATCCAGCTCAAGCTCAAGCTCAAGCTCCTCTGGCTCTGACTCCGATGCCGATAGTTCCAACTCAGGATCTTCTTCTGGTTCTGATGAAGAGGATGATTCCGGCTCTAGTTCTAGTTCTGATGGATCCTCTGATGGTGACGCCGATGGTTCCTCCTCTTCAGACTCCTCTTCAGAAGAAGACGCATAA